Within Coffea arabica cultivar ET-39 chromosome 4e, Coffea Arabica ET-39 HiFi, whole genome shotgun sequence, the genomic segment aggtcACTGATAATCCTTTGCACACACCATGTTGCAGGAACTGTTCCTACGGGCTCCAGTTTGGTTCTAATGTTGGTCTTAGACAACATCAATTTATTATGTTAGAGAATATATTCCGTTGTTAAACTGTCATAGTTTAGACTTATTTTTAGTGTTTCattcttattcttattttttttttctttttgtaggtattcaaatcattttcttttgatttctcaCATTTTGTTCCCTAAAATTATAACATGGACTTTGTTAAACCGCTAAAAGAAGGAGAACATTAGTTGATGAATTCTAAAATCAGGTCCATTATTGCATTTGATgccccttttttttcccttcttttttgttGATAGTTTCCATGCTCTACTAAAGGAACCAATGAAATATTTGTGACTTTAAGTTCATGAATAAGGGCTTTCAAACATTCCATTTGAAAATAGATAGTAAATTGCTTTTGTCCAGTGGACATGAACATACATCTCTAACCCCGTCCAAGATggtaaagaaattaaaagagcAAAAGAGCAAAGCTTCCAAATGTTCCATTCATCAGATCAGAGAGATGATCCATATCTGCAGTGGATTTCTTTGCCCTCAAGGAGCTTCTCCACAGCATCAGAAGGAAGGCCAACCATGTCTAGCGTCTTCTCCCACACCAAATCACTAGTCTTTTCATTGTATGCTGCTTTGGCAGGCTTGATGGGACGACAAGAATAGGAAAAGTAAGCGCACACAGCCAACTTTTCAGCCTTCAACTTACCACAAAATTTTGGGATATCTGGATCAATGGCCGCGAAAAGAGCACTCCTCGACCCCTGTTGAGCATCAAAAAGGAAAGATGGCATGCATTGATAAGCAATTTGCACCACTTTTGAGAGATCCCTTGCAACATTTGTGCGAACAGATCCAGGTTCAACACACAATACATCAATGCCTTGGGGGATATTTCTAGCAAGAATACTGGTGAACATCACCTGTGCTAGCTTACTACCCGAGTAAGCCCTTAAGCTTGTGAATTTCCTTTTACCAGAAAAGAAATTCATGTCATTTGGATCGACAAATCCAACAACATTCATGAGAGAATTCACATTTACGATTCTGCTTGGAGCTCCTCGTTGTAGGGATGGCAGAAGTAGCACGGAAAGCAATGCTGGTGCAAGATGGTTGACCTGCAAATGCGTTTCATATCCATCCCTTGAGAACTTTTGTGGCTCTCCCATGGAAAATATCCCTGCGTTGTTGATTAGAACATGCAACGGTTTCATGGATGAATTCCATGATTCTGCAAATTTCACTACTGATTCTAGAGAAAGAAGATTGATTTCCATAACATCGACGTTGAGGAGCCTGGAATTAGGCTGCCTATCGTTCCATTTCTCGATTATTTGATGGGCTGCTTTTGGATTTCTTACAGCCATGACAACATGAGCTCCTGATTCTGCCAATTGCCTGCCTATCTCAAGTCCAATACCACTAGTGGCTCCGGTAACCATGCAACTAAGGCCACTGAGTTGCGGTAAGGGATATTTCCTGGGCAAATGTTTTGCTTTGATTTTCTGAAAGAGTCCCTCGGATAACAAACGAGACCATCCTCTGAGCCATTCCAGCCAGTCCAATTCCTGATTCTCTTGCTTCTTCAACAGGGAAGAAGAGGGGGCAGCCATTACTGTTTATGCCTGCCTATCTTCTTCTCTATTTCAAGAAATGCACCTGTGTCTCAAGTAAAAGTTATAATTAAATTCCAGAAAACCTGAAAGGCTTTAGAATCCCCTCAagaatattgcatttttgagaCATTTATTGTTGTGCCAAGAAATCAATTAAGAGGATCTGCAGCAATCATTGGTGTTGTTCTGCAATTTGGAGTATGCTTAAGAACATCATCATCACGTTATAAGCGTTTTCTGGAGCCAATGTCTGTGAGGTATATGCATGATCCATGTAGAGATTGAATATGGTCAAACGAGCAATATATGTGAAGGAAATCGGGAATGAATGCTTTAACCGAAATATCACGCATTTTCTATGATAAAGTTGCGTGGGAGATTTCATCATCTGATTCCTTCAGTTTCTCTTTAGAATTTTggaatttgttaaagaaaaggaaGTATAGAGAGGAAAATAATCGTTTGAATGTAGAGTATTTCTTTTCtcagcatttcaacttcattctgTTCTTCCGGGGAAACAGAATGCAAGAATGTAACAACGCAAAAAAATCTTATATATGGTACTTTTTTTTGGCCAATATATTGGCAAGATGGGAGCTAGGTATTACAAGCTAATTTAGATGAAACGGGATACATACCTTGAACGGATGACGATCACAAAATCTAGCCCTCGCCGCCCCCCTAATACCTCAAATTGTATAGATTCTTCATGTTCTTGCACGCAAAAACCTGTGCCATTAACGTTGAAACACAGGTCAGGCAAAAACAATTTCTTGAATACTTGTGGGCTGAACCCCGAAATGCTCTTCATCATAATGAGATGAAGGGCTGTTTTAACACATTCACCTGTTATTGCTTACTGCATAATCTCAGATTTTTGTATTCGAAGGTGAGAGATGAGTTCCTTCCGCATTAAGAACATGATTTCTCGCACAATTTGAGCAATTGTCACattttttttctacaaaatATTTGAAATGCAGAGTGTGACCATCTCTTTGGGCCGTGGATTTGAATCATGATGAGTTGGGAAGACCACATGTCTGTCTCCCACCATTGCAGACTAAAAGCCCATTCAAGATGAGTCTGAAATTCGCAACGCCTAAACCTTTCATGGGCTAGTCTTCGAACAGAAATTATGATGGGCCTTGATCTGTATTCCACTCCTGGAACTTTCCATTGTGATTCTCCCCAACGAATACAACAGGGCCGAAGACAGCTCGTTTCTCAGGCTTCTTCTGATTAAGATTAGACTGCAATCGGACCGACACTCCTTCCATCTTGGATTCCATAAAGTCCAAAAACTAACAAACGTTCAAGTTCATTGAAAAAGTAAGCTGAAAAGATGTAACTATCTACTTTTAGAGTAGTTGATCACCACCGAGGTGGTCAAGGGATTGAATACCTTGACTTGTATTCATCTCTGGAAGTTTCATCGGCGGGTACAAAGATAGCTGTTTGATTCAGTGATGATTTAGTTCAAAAAAATGCAATCGAAGTCTCTTTTCTTTAAATCCCATGAGAAATGGTGGGAGAAGGAACAGGTAGGAAGGGAACAGTAACAAGtgcaattcctttcttcttcttttctttttcatgaaaCACATCATAATTTCACTAAATAATAAAGTTCGTATTAATGACAAAAATTACAGTACTAGACATACAAAGTTACAAATACTACAGAtatgaaaaattaattaaaaaaaaaattccaattcGACAAGGGCGATTTGACCATAATATCCCATTGTCAAGACTCAAAGAGCAATTGCAATTTGATCTTCTTAATTAATTTACTTGAGTTATCCCGATTAAATGACTAACAACTTGCTAACGTTAGTACAAGTAACGTGGTTGCATCCCATTTTAGGATCTACAATTGAACTTAATCCAGCATCTAAACTTGGCAACACCAATGATCAAACAAATCAGGACATCACAGATTTGCTGTAAGTTTTTTTCTCTCAATAGCTGAGGCATATTCAGAAACCCATCAAATTTTCAGTCAATTTCACTTTGTTCTTCTCGTATTCCTCCAAAGCTATGGCAGTAGTACATAGTATTCCTTGGTGGTGGTTGACCTGTAGCTTCAAACTGAGGACCAATTTTTACATGTGCCGTATTTTGAAACAGTGGTATTCTATTTCTACTACCTATAAAACGTGTCTCCCACGTCCAGAAAGCGTGCGCCAACTTTCGCCACTGCGCGCTTTCCAAGTCAACTCTTCAGTCCGTAGACTAAACCAATAAATACATCAAAAATTTAGAGTCAGACAACAACCAACAATACACTGTTCAAATTTCGGCCCCGAATATTAAAATCGTACGCATTAGAATCATCACCTAACGCATTCAACATGCTATGGGCAGTTTAAATGCTTAGACCAAATGGATGATGACATTTTTAAATCAACTCTCTTGCATAGACTATGGGGAAATAGTGCACactaaaaaaaacaaaggagaaGACCAACCGGGGCCGGCGCCGTACCATTATCACCGTGTAAAGCTACGAAAATTGGTGCACAAAAAGATGATGAAGCAATGAATTGTGGGTATTGATTGAGAACTTGTTTTTAATCAAAGAATCTACTAATAGTGTCTTAGGTCTTAGTAAtattcaaaaaacaaaatgagtatGTTCAACGAAATGGACTGGACACCACAAGAAAAAAAACGTTTGATTATCTCTTCGAGCAGTTTGAAAGTTTGGTGACCCAATTAATGTAATTGTTGGACTAAGAATGAAACAAGATAACATGAGTACGTTctatcacttcttttttttttaattaagtgGGAGGTCTTAAATCAAAGACCTCCTACTtataatctcttttatttatCGTTTAATCCAATCCTCCCGATGGTTCATTACTTATATAATTTCAAGTTATTAACGagaaaatttataatttccATTTAGACGTTTCATTATAACTCGTCTACAGGCTAAGTGAATGTGTATTAATTTTTCGCTAGCATGACATGGAATTGTGGAAGATGCCTGTGGGATGGCATTTTGCCTTTCTTTGCTCAAAATAAAAGTCCTATTGCACAATAATTTGAGTTAGTTTCTGTCGCTGGAAGTATCATTgagggataatatcagaaacctcccatgaggtttctcttaatatcacttaGTATGCCTAAGGTTTTAAAAATAATCACTTACCTCCCTCacttttgttatttgtgtaacaaaatttttaaaaatcctaaactaccctTTTGCTCATCTTACTAAATAAAATACTCCTAAACTAAACCATTTTGtttactccaaaaaaaaaaatcacaacatAAAAAACAATATCTAGTGGTACCACTGTAGTGTAAAGCTATAatccataaaaataaaaatttgcaaaacaaaaaggatatttataaaaaaatacacTAGCACTAATTAAGTTCTATATATCCAAAATAAATTTCTTGTGAaccttattttttttccccaacCTCTTCTGACCATGGTATAAACCTTTAAGTTGTACTAAAtcattataaatatttattcaaaataaacaaaaaatcatACCCGACTCTGTCATCATAAAACgaaaaagataaacaaaattcaatttgtattagtatttacaaacaaaaaattgcttagtcatccaaaaaaaatgagtaagagaaaatgttggagaaaggtgaaaaagaagaaggtgaattttgtttttttttcctttaattttttgaGACCATTATTTGATATATGAATTATGTATCCGGTTACGCTTAATATAGTCATTGTGCAGTTACGAACGAAGGTAagtgattttttaaaatttcagaggcgctaagtgatattaggagaaacattaggggaggtttctaataTGATCCCAATTATTGATGTTACTATAAgtgttttaccaaaaaaaaaatatttgaaatatttttgtttggataagagattatttggaataattattgtagcacttttttatgatgtgatgcaTATGAAATAAATACgtgattgaaaagataaaaaattgtattgaaaattgtgtttaataaaaaatttggagGCAAATAATAATGACTATCCAAATGCACTTATTACTTTTCTTGATTGTGTAAGGAAACAAATTTGACGGGACGAAGGGAGTCTGTCCTAATTAAATCTGATTGGGACTTATTGTAATCTTGTGTGACCATTGACCAAATTGTAGGAACATCATCATTCATATTAAGGGCGTTGATGAGATCAGGCATGCTATCATAAGGCAACGTTCTCCGCATGTGGGTTTAAGGGGTCTTATCTTAAGCTAGCATGGCCCCAGTTTCTGTTTACTCCATGTGTGTGGAAATGGCAACTCTCGTTTGGCCCGCAGAAGCTTCTATAGAAAGCGAAAGAATTTTGATCAGACTTGTTTTCCAATGTCTTAAAACCACCGTGGGATCGACAATAGGAAGCGACAAACGAAGGAGGGAAGCTCTAGAAATGGTAAAAAAGTACATTTGGATAAGCTCTTTGAGGCGTTCCATGTTACGGATTCAAACTCGTACGTTTGTATTCTAGTACCATATTTGTTCTATGTTCGTTGCATGGTATAGTTTGACTGTGCATGCAGTAGACTACTTTTAAAGTTGTCCGGTTTAGTTATAAGAAATTGCCTCGAGTATTATCCGTACGATTAGACGGTTAAAAACATGATGATACCGTAAGCCAGAGAGATGCGGTTATTCCTAAAGCCTGTGCAGGAACAAGTGATCAAATATTTGGCCAGTCTTGATTTGGCAGCCTATTAGTCTATTACAATAAACTGCGGCTCTAAGTTGAAAATCACAAAATCTTGTCAAGAAGTGATTCTTTCAGGATTTGGTCAGGGCATTCAAATCCACTTGCACAgggagaggaggaggagaagaagaagaaaattagtcggttttctttttctttttgggtcaaaaagaaaaattcctggcataaaaatgaaatgtgagGAAGGAGTAGGTGATTTTGTTGGGATGCAATCATGCAACAACATATGTACGTGGAGAGAGTTACCAGCTAATAAAGAAAGACTTGGACCGTCGCAGAAATGACATGAGCGGCTGGAGTTGCAACGCGGGGAAAGCGTGTCAAATTTGAGTTTCTCAGCATTAAAGTTAATGCAGTGGGAATTTTATAACTTGTGAATTCAAGACCACAAATGAGATTACACTACTGAATTTGTTTGCCCCGATTGACTGGTACCACTTAGCAGCCAATTTGATTTGAGTCCACAAAGACTTGGGGCGGGGGGAGGCAATTTGTCGTTTTGTGTTCTTCAAATTCACCGGTGGCCATTTTTCATGTCTTATCCGGATGAAGACATGGAAGAGCCAAAGACCCTGGAGAGTTTACCAATTAATGCTCGATGGAAATTCTGGACGCCCTTCGTTTTTCTTCCCAAGTGGCTCACTCCGTGGGAATCCTGAAAGCTGGATTCTGCCTAATTCTGGAATGCTAGCACTGTATATTATGGGCTTTCACTATCATAAATCACTCCTGTTTTGAATTTTGGGGCATCCATGGTTAAAAGGTAGAGATGCAATTAGGCCATGATTACTCCTAATTGGATCCCCCTAACATTACGTTTAGTCGCTGACCTCCTCAGTGTTTCTAATCAAATCGGGTGTGTGAGTTTCCCTCTcttgacagaaaaaaaaaataaaattaggccATGATTGCTTTTCTCTCTGCTTTatcctttttttaatttttgtgacTTTCCTTCAACGAAGATTGTTCCTAAACAGTTACTTATTACTTAAACAGTCACGCATttcaagaggaaaaagagaagaacTTGATACCCAGATTAAGTAAATTCCCTCTTGAGAGCTAGAATGAAGATTCAGATGCAATTGGGCTAGCTGTTACTTAGGGTGAACGAGGAGGAAACGTTAGATAGAAAGTGAATAGGAATAACTTTCCTACGAGTTTTGAACAAACACAagaatttatttatattttcttgcATCATTTCCTTGTTAACTATACACGTGTGAGAAAATTAGTTTCCTTTTCCTTTATCTCACCTCACCTCATTTTTCCCATGACGCACTTTCTTACGCTACTTTCTAGTCAAACAAA encodes:
- the LOC113738780 gene encoding dehydrogenase/reductase SDR family member FEY-like: MAAPSSSLLKKQENQELDWLEWLRGWSRLLSEGLFQKIKAKHLPRKYPLPQLSGLSCMVTGATSGIGLEIGRQLAESGAHVVMAVRNPKAAHQIIEKWNDRQPNSRLLNVDVMEINLLSLESVVKFAESWNSSMKPLHVLINNAGIFSMGEPQKFSRDGYETHLQVNHLAPALLSVLLLPSLQRGAPSRIVNVNSLMNVVGFVDPNDMNFFSGKRKFTSLRAYSGSKLAQVMFTSILARNIPQGIDVLCVEPGSVRTNVARDLSKVVQIAYQCMPSFLFDAQQGSRSALFAAIDPDIPKFCGKLKAEKLAVCAYFSYSCRPIKPAKAAYNEKTSDLVWEKTLDMVGLPSDAVEKLLEGKEIHCRYGSSL